From the genome of Rarobacter incanus, one region includes:
- a CDS encoding acyl-CoA thioesterase, producing the protein MPTVTVEIPIRWGDLDPYGHVNNVAMFSLLEEARIAVFWHGKAGSPVRIGAGVAGDTATLVAAHHIEYLRPLLHSDKPASVTLWVSKIGGASFDIDYLVSDGEQICTRARTTLVLADPATNKPRRMTKDEQRELRRLSDEPLQFRR; encoded by the coding sequence ATGCCTACCGTCACCGTAGAGATACCGATCCGTTGGGGCGACCTTGACCCATACGGGCACGTCAACAACGTTGCCATGTTCTCGTTGTTAGAAGAGGCGCGCATTGCGGTGTTCTGGCACGGGAAGGCCGGCAGTCCCGTACGCATCGGTGCGGGGGTGGCAGGTGACACGGCGACGCTGGTCGCCGCGCACCACATCGAATACCTGCGGCCCTTGCTGCACAGCGATAAGCCCGCTAGCGTCACGCTCTGGGTCTCGAAGATCGGCGGCGCGAGCTTCGACATCGACTACCTGGTCAGCGACGGCGAACAGATCTGCACGCGGGCGCGCACAACCCTGGTGCTGGCGGACCCGGCAACCAACAAACCGCGCCGCATGACCAAAGACGAGCAGCGCGAGTTGCGACGGCTCAGCGACGAGCCGCTCCAGTTCCGGCGCTAG
- a CDS encoding acyl-CoA thioesterase gives MSVPGSDSGPLEAAGGVAGSKVAPLEQMWKVLTLAPSLARDGRHADSDVFGGTSLHQPTGRVYGGQVLAQSLLAAGATVGSERLPHSLHGYFMRAGSIETPLRFGVEVLRDGKSFSARRTHAYQDGEPILSMITSFQLDQPGIELAATMPDAPDPESLPSATDHLAGIDHPAAAFWGTDSPFDIRHVEQPLFLRPDPQRTPRQRVWLRAKGPADVSQLMHRAALAYACDQLVLEPVLRGAGLCWLTPGLNVASIDHAMWWHRDVRIDEWLLFDISAVSAGGSRGLSTARVFAADGTHVATLSQEGMIRVPR, from the coding sequence ATGTCCGTGCCTGGTAGCGATTCTGGTCCTCTCGAAGCTGCCGGCGGGGTTGCTGGTTCCAAGGTGGCGCCTTTGGAACAGATGTGGAAGGTGCTGACGCTGGCGCCATCGCTGGCCCGCGATGGGCGCCACGCCGACTCCGATGTGTTCGGCGGGACCTCCTTGCACCAGCCGACGGGGCGTGTCTATGGCGGGCAGGTCTTGGCGCAATCGTTGCTGGCGGCCGGGGCAACCGTGGGCAGCGAGCGCCTGCCGCACTCCCTGCACGGGTACTTCATGCGGGCCGGTTCGATTGAGACGCCGCTGCGTTTCGGCGTCGAGGTCCTGCGGGACGGGAAGTCGTTCTCGGCGCGCCGCACCCACGCCTACCAAGACGGCGAACCGATCCTTTCGATGATTACGTCCTTCCAACTGGACCAGCCCGGGATCGAGCTGGCGGCGACAATGCCGGACGCACCCGATCCGGAATCGCTGCCGTCGGCCACCGATCACCTGGCGGGCATTGATCACCCCGCTGCGGCATTCTGGGGCACCGATTCTCCCTTCGATATCCGCCACGTCGAACAGCCCCTTTTCCTGCGCCCGGACCCGCAGCGCACGCCGCGCCAGCGCGTGTGGCTGCGCGCGAAGGGGCCGGCCGACGTGAGTCAGCTGATGCATCGCGCCGCTTTGGCCTATGCCTGCGACCAGTTGGTATTGGAACCAGTGCTGCGCGGCGCGGGCCTGTGCTGGCTCACACCCGGTCTGAATGTCGCGAGCATCGACCACGCGATGTGGTGGCACCGCGATGTGCGGATCGACGAATGGTTGCTGTTCGACATCTCGGCGGTTTCCGCTGGTGGTTCGCGCGGGCTTTCGACCGCACGGGTTTTCGCTGCCGACGGGACGCATGTAGCCACGCTGTCGCAGGAGGGCATGATCCGGGTTCCCCGATAG
- a CDS encoding globin — protein sequence MSNTAAPTDPPTFFEKVGGAPFFEELVRKFYEGVSADPVLRPMYPEADLEPAARRLTMFLTQYWGGPGTYSQERGHPRLRMRHSPYRIDEDARDRWLTHMRAAVDAADLSVADRTVLWDYMERAAHSLLNSFDDSVRRIPGGVTDVRAW from the coding sequence ATGAGTAACACCGCGGCGCCAACCGATCCTCCCACCTTTTTCGAGAAAGTCGGGGGCGCGCCCTTCTTCGAAGAATTGGTGCGAAAGTTCTACGAAGGCGTCAGCGCTGATCCCGTCCTGCGTCCCATGTATCCGGAAGCTGATCTGGAGCCCGCAGCGCGGCGCCTCACGATGTTCCTAACGCAGTACTGGGGCGGGCCCGGGACGTATTCCCAGGAACGCGGGCACCCGCGGTTGCGCATGCGGCACAGCCCGTATCGAATTGACGAGGACGCCCGCGACCGTTGGCTTACCCACATGCGCGCTGCGGTCGACGCGGCCGATCTGTCGGTGGCCGATCGGACGGTGCTGTGGGATTACATGGAGCGCGCGGCCCATTCACTGCTTAATTCATTCGACGATTCGGTCCGCCGGATCCCTGGAGGTGTCACAGATGTCCGTGCCTGGTAG
- a CDS encoding mechanosensitive ion channel family protein has protein sequence MPAHIVTILVVSIITLALLRRLIKTTTERIIRGTRKAEALARRELPDALVRPEMFNNPRREQRARTVATVLRSAATLTVVTIATLMILDRIGVNIAPLVASAGIAGVALGFGAQTLVKDFLSGIFLLLEDQFGVGDTVYIGDVTGTVESVALRVTRIRDADGVMWTLRNGEILKVGNQTQGWSRASVPVRVAFDCDMGQLHDALLAAADRIRHDEVLADSLQGEPTVGGIEAMTSQSLTVRVSVRTDSNRMADVTAALRDAVRGEIEKRSIPLAPDVPKGLLS, from the coding sequence GTGCCCGCACACATCGTAACGATCCTCGTTGTGTCGATCATCACACTTGCGCTGCTGCGTCGCCTCATCAAGACGACCACCGAACGTATCATCCGCGGGACGCGGAAAGCCGAGGCGCTGGCGCGACGAGAGCTGCCGGACGCACTGGTGCGCCCCGAGATGTTCAACAATCCCAGGCGCGAACAGCGCGCCCGCACGGTGGCGACGGTATTGCGTTCTGCCGCCACGCTGACCGTCGTGACGATCGCGACGCTGATGATTTTGGACCGGATCGGGGTCAACATCGCGCCGCTGGTCGCGTCCGCCGGCATCGCGGGCGTGGCCCTTGGTTTCGGGGCCCAGACGCTCGTCAAGGACTTCCTGTCCGGAATTTTCTTGCTGCTAGAAGACCAGTTCGGCGTCGGCGACACCGTGTATATCGGCGATGTGACCGGCACGGTTGAATCGGTCGCGTTGCGGGTGACGCGCATTCGCGACGCCGACGGCGTCATGTGGACGCTGCGCAACGGCGAAATCCTGAAGGTCGGCAACCAGACGCAGGGATGGTCGCGCGCATCGGTTCCCGTGCGGGTGGCGTTCGACTGCGACATGGGCCAGCTGCACGATGCACTACTAGCTGCGGCCGACAGGATCCGGCACGACGAGGTCCTGGCGGATAGCCTCCAGGGTGAACCCACCGTGGGCGGTATCGAGGCGATGACCTCGCAATCACTCACCGTGCGTGTTTCGGTGCGCACGGATTCGAACCGGATGGCGGATGTGACCGCGGCCCTGCGCGACGCCGTGCGCGGCGAAATAGAAAAACGTTCCATCCCGCTCGCCCCGGACGTCCCCAAGGGGTTGCTTTCGTAA
- the malQ gene encoding 4-alpha-glucanotransferase yields the protein MLLRLSASLPGCVAMERGVAWGGARPQISGKIRAVEPFNAPAETMSAPPSERLTHLASLYGIQDRHQGHSGSIERVGAGTLVAILAAMGVKADTPAAVEHAIAQAQLRAWNAMIAPTTVVREGEPKDVWVHVAHGAPAHLHLEIEETGDKVFPVQLDRWVDPVELSGTLTGRATFQIPADLPVGYHTMVAQSGDVISTGTLIVVPQRVPEPPTRMWGVMAQLYSIHSAQSWGVGDFADLGDLCHLMARRLGADFALINPVHAVEPTAPLTPSPYLPTSRRFVSPWYLRVEQIREAAYLCAADREKVARLADAAAAATAPLAGKHAARLVDRDTAWTAKLAALRIVHAVPLPPARRDAFERFCAEQGKALDDFALWSVLYQEFGPAPWPAGYESPQSASSVATRRTHGAEILFHKWLQWVAFEQLSQAQHSALEAGMKLGIMQDLAVGVHPQGADVWALGELLAQGVSVGAPPDMYNQLGQDWSQPPWRPDALDATAYQAYRGMLRSMFQHCGAVRIDHVIGLFRLWWIPRGADPRFGAYVRYDHEALVGILCLEAQRAGVAVVGEDLGTFEHWVSDYLADRGLLGTAVLWFEKEWDGSVKAPEHYRRSALATVTTHDLPPTAGYLELEHVRLREELGLLTVPVAEETASAEAEIATVRAALIARGLLDPNGPVDLDDTIVALHRYLAMTPSLLQGVALVDLVGERRTQNQPGTDQEYPNWRVPLTDGTGSEVLLEDIADAPLAGRIAAAMNGPDRAW from the coding sequence ATGCTCCTAAGGCTATCGGCATCGCTGCCCGGGTGCGTAGCCATGGAACGCGGGGTCGCTTGGGGCGGTGCGCGGCCGCAGATATCTGGCAAAATTCGTGCTGTGGAGCCTTTCAACGCACCTGCCGAAACCATGTCCGCCCCGCCCAGCGAGCGGCTGACGCACCTGGCCTCGCTATACGGGATCCAAGACCGTCACCAGGGGCATTCGGGCTCAATAGAACGGGTGGGTGCCGGAACCCTCGTCGCCATCCTGGCGGCGATGGGAGTCAAGGCTGACACGCCGGCCGCCGTCGAGCACGCAATCGCCCAGGCGCAACTGCGCGCGTGGAATGCAATGATCGCGCCGACGACAGTCGTGCGGGAGGGCGAACCGAAGGACGTGTGGGTCCATGTGGCGCACGGCGCGCCCGCCCACCTTCACCTGGAAATCGAAGAAACCGGGGACAAGGTATTTCCGGTGCAACTCGATCGCTGGGTTGACCCCGTGGAGTTGTCCGGAACGCTCACCGGGAGGGCAACGTTTCAGATCCCCGCCGACCTGCCCGTCGGCTACCACACGATGGTTGCGCAGTCCGGCGACGTGATCAGCACCGGCACGTTGATCGTCGTCCCGCAGCGTGTCCCAGAACCGCCCACGCGGATGTGGGGCGTCATGGCGCAGCTGTATTCGATCCATTCGGCCCAGTCGTGGGGGGTGGGCGACTTCGCTGATCTTGGTGATCTTTGCCATCTCATGGCTCGCCGGCTCGGCGCCGATTTTGCGCTGATCAACCCGGTTCACGCAGTCGAACCGACAGCTCCGCTGACCCCGTCGCCGTATCTGCCCACCTCCAGGCGTTTCGTGAGTCCCTGGTACCTGCGAGTCGAGCAGATCCGCGAGGCTGCCTATCTTTGCGCCGCTGACCGCGAGAAAGTCGCGCGATTGGCCGACGCGGCGGCTGCTGCAACCGCTCCGTTGGCTGGCAAACATGCCGCGCGCCTGGTCGATCGAGACACCGCTTGGACCGCGAAGCTGGCGGCGTTGCGTATCGTGCACGCGGTTCCCTTGCCGCCCGCGCGGCGCGACGCTTTTGAACGATTCTGCGCTGAGCAGGGCAAGGCCCTCGATGATTTCGCGCTGTGGTCGGTCTTGTACCAGGAATTCGGCCCGGCGCCGTGGCCCGCGGGGTACGAGTCGCCGCAGTCTGCCTCCAGCGTCGCCACCCGGCGCACGCACGGCGCCGAAATCCTCTTCCACAAGTGGTTGCAGTGGGTTGCATTCGAGCAGCTTTCTCAGGCGCAGCACAGCGCGCTTGAAGCAGGAATGAAGCTCGGAATCATGCAGGATCTGGCGGTCGGTGTCCATCCGCAGGGCGCGGACGTGTGGGCCCTAGGCGAGCTTTTGGCGCAAGGCGTCAGCGTCGGCGCCCCGCCGGACATGTACAACCAATTGGGCCAGGACTGGTCGCAACCACCGTGGCGACCCGATGCCCTGGACGCTACCGCGTATCAGGCGTATCGGGGCATGCTGCGCTCCATGTTCCAACACTGCGGAGCGGTTCGCATTGACCACGTGATTGGGCTATTCAGGTTGTGGTGGATCCCGCGCGGCGCCGACCCGCGGTTCGGGGCCTACGTCCGCTACGACCACGAGGCCCTCGTGGGGATCTTGTGCTTGGAAGCGCAGCGCGCGGGTGTGGCTGTCGTCGGTGAAGACTTGGGGACGTTCGAACACTGGGTGTCGGACTACCTAGCCGACCGCGGCCTGTTGGGCACCGCAGTGCTGTGGTTCGAAAAGGAATGGGACGGATCCGTCAAAGCGCCCGAACACTACAGGCGGTCCGCGCTAGCCACGGTCACGACCCACGACCTGCCGCCGACGGCAGGGTACTTGGAACTGGAACACGTGCGCCTGCGCGAAGAACTGGGCCTGCTAACCGTTCCCGTCGCGGAAGAGACGGCGTCGGCCGAGGCGGAAATAGCTACCGTGCGCGCGGCGCTGATCGCCCGCGGCCTGCTGGATCCGAACGGCCCGGTCGACCTCGATGACACGATCGTTGCGCTGCACAGATACTTGGCTATGACCCCGTCCTTGTTGCAGGGTGTCGCGCTCGTGGACCTTGTTGGCGAACGGCGCACGCAAAATCAACCGGGAACCGATCAGGAATACCCGAACTGGCGCGTTCCGCTCACCGACGGGACTGGCAGCGAAGTCCTGCTCGAGGACATTGCCGATGCTCCGCTCGCGGGCAGGATCGCGGCCGCAATGAACGGCCCCGACCGCGCTTGGTAG
- a CDS encoding aldo/keto reductase has protein sequence MTIPVIRLSETVSIPQVGFGVFQIPNDQTQAAVETALEVGYRHVDTAAIYKNEEGVGRALASSGIKRSDVFVTSKLWVDDFAPDKVRPAFEKSLSLLGTDYLDLYLLHWPAPARGTYEGAWEKVLDLRNEGLIREVGVSNFTPDLLERIIETSGVTPAINQIKLDPTLQQPSLRAFHAEHGIATEAYSPIAQGAVLDNPVIVAIADEFRVSPAQVVLRWHLQHGTVVIPKSVTPERIKSNLDLLGFSLGSEEMSAIDALDQGDGYWKEPLTFLN, from the coding sequence GTGACAATTCCCGTCATTCGACTTTCCGAAACCGTCAGCATCCCCCAAGTCGGGTTCGGGGTCTTTCAGATCCCAAACGACCAGACGCAGGCCGCGGTCGAAACCGCGCTCGAGGTGGGCTATCGACACGTCGATACCGCCGCCATCTACAAGAACGAAGAGGGTGTGGGGCGGGCGCTGGCCTCGTCCGGAATCAAGCGTTCCGACGTGTTCGTGACCTCGAAGCTGTGGGTTGACGACTTCGCGCCCGACAAGGTACGCCCCGCATTCGAAAAGTCGCTGTCCTTGCTGGGCACCGACTACCTGGATCTGTACCTGCTGCACTGGCCGGCGCCGGCGCGCGGCACCTACGAGGGCGCCTGGGAGAAGGTTTTGGACCTGCGCAACGAGGGCCTGATCCGCGAGGTCGGCGTCTCGAATTTCACCCCCGACCTGCTGGAACGGATCATCGAGACCAGCGGCGTGACCCCAGCGATCAACCAGATCAAGCTCGACCCGACGCTGCAGCAACCATCACTGCGGGCATTCCACGCCGAACACGGCATAGCAACCGAGGCGTACTCGCCCATCGCGCAGGGTGCGGTGCTCGATAACCCCGTCATCGTTGCAATTGCCGACGAGTTCCGCGTCTCCCCCGCCCAGGTCGTCCTGCGTTGGCACCTGCAGCACGGAACCGTCGTCATCCCGAAATCGGTGACCCCCGAACGGATCAAGTCGAACTTGGACCTGCTCGGGTTCTCGCTTGGATCCGAAGAAATGAGCGCCATCGACGCCCTTGACCAGGGCGACGGTTACTGGAAAGAGCCGCTCACGTTCCTGAACTAA